The DNA window gtatactttctttttcttttccccccacCATGTTAAGGTATCAGTGATGTCTCCAGCAGACATTGTGAAAGTGCGGCTACAGTGCCAAATGAACCCATATCAGCCTGGTCAAGGCTCTGTCTCGTTCTCCAAACCCAAATACCATGGCCCTGTGCACTGCCTGTTAACTATCGTCAGGGAGGAGGGCATACGAGGACTGTACCAGGGTGCCATGGCTATGGTTCTGCGGGATGCGCCCGCCTTTGCTACGTATTTCCTGACATATGCCATCTTCTGTGAGTGGATGACACCAGCTGGGAAGAAAATAGGTAAAATACTGCTGTTGGAAACTAATCAAGGAATGAGAATAATGGAAATTGCATATGGTGATAAGTTATTGGCTAGACTGCATGTCCTATGCCAGGACGGGAGAGCATGTGCATATGTAAGCTCCCACAGTAGCTGGATACAGAAGAACTGAAGAGCAGGATGTATGACCAAGTGATGAAGGTAagaaaaagtaatacaattagGAGTTGAGTAGGAGGTGCAGCAGTGTAACTACTGAATGAATTCCAGTTTCAATATTACAATTGGAgctgcagcactaggtattatATATTTGTGATGCAGTTGGCATGACTTGACTCTTGCCTATGTTGTTGTGTTCTCTTGCAGATTGGACTGGGGTGCTGTTGGCGGGGGGCTTTGCAGGTATGTGTGCGTGGTCTGTTGGCACCCCGATGGATGTGATCAAAGCCCGGCTACAGATGGACGGGGTAGGCAATAAGAGGTACAACGGTGTGCTCCACTGTATCTCCAAAAGCGTCCAGAAAGAAGGGCTGAGGGTCTTCTTCAAAGGCCTGGGCCTCAATTGCCTCCGAGCATTCCCTGTCAACATGGTGGTGTTTGCAACGTATGAGATGACAGTACAGCTCCTCCGAAAGTCACCATAAACACAACCTGGCCAAACCCAAGCCCAGAGAGGCGCAGGCCAGCAGGTTGTATGGGTAAGAGTGTGATCAGCTCTGATTGTTTTCCATTACAAATTATCTCCACATTCCTGCATTTGCCAAAATGAGACTGTCAAAAATCTTTGTAAGCAttacctataaaacctgttAGTATACCTGTTAGATCTCCTGCTTCCTGGTTGGCCATGTCCTGCATTGACCAGCAGAGGCAATAATGGATAACTGGCAGGGAATAGATTAAACAAGTTGAAAGCAGAGCTCAAATTGGTTATGAGCTTTGAGCTTCTTTTAATTGTTAAACAACCCTATGAACAATGATTGCCGTGCGATTAATCAGCTTATCTTTGCAGCAACATGTTTGTTTGAAGTTTCCAAAGAAGGAATCATGCTGGAcgaatatgtacatatatacatcacaggTGCAATTACTATCATGACACACTTATTTTTATATCCAAAAGCCTTAGGCCTGGTCTCAAACAGAAGTGTTTTAATTGAAGTGTTCTGTGGAGCTTCATCTAAATGACCTTCATACAACTGACGTTTTAGATTACAAACCGATTGTAGACTTCATGTGTGAACTGAGTttttataacatttataaaaaggtgttctttgtattaaatgtttatCCTAAGTAAAGCacatatgtaatgtatttaaattattgaaacaaaaaacaaatgtatgaaaTTAAAAGGATTTTTCAAAGGatgtatacattgtttttccATGTTCTCAATACTCAATACTCAGTGACTTTTCTGTATGGCACTAGGCATTGGATTAAATGTTTATCCTTTAATTTCTCAAAATTTTCGGATCACACCTACTTTGGCATATTTGTTGCATTACAGTTGCTTCAAACGTGGTTATTATGCATTAAACACAATACACCCACACTTTCAGGTAATTTCTGCACTCACACTGGAAGTGGAATGTTTTACTCATTTGTAAATATTAGCAGCCATAACATAATAGTAACCTTGACACTCTTTGAGAGGGAAAATTgaaaaattgatttaaaaacagGCAATATTACAATGACAAGAGCAGCTGCAATGATTATGGGTAATTTATTGAACATGTATTGTGCTGTAGAGGACACGATCTATACACATTTGGCTGTAGTAGTAGTGCAATGGGGCGAACAGCTTTGATCTGAAAACCACTCGACAATGGCTTCACATTTAGACCCAGGATTGATACTGAATTCAATCCATAACTGACAGGACCCTGGTGTGTTCCTCTTTTAGTAATTAAAATCCAGTTTCCTGGGAGTCATGAACTGACGGACAGTCTCCTCTGTTACTTTTTTGCGTTGCTCTTGATGGGCTAAAATCATGGGCTGTAGGGTTTCTATCAGACATTTCTTCAACTCCCCTGTCAAAAGAGCTCCACTCGCATagtcctgagaaaacaaaacacaaagcttGCATACTCCAGAACACTGACTCATCAACATGTGACTCTAATCTGCAGAGCTCCAGGATTATTTAACATTACGTATTTCATGCATTTATCACGTAGTCTGACtgagaaacacacaacacaacccaCAGTGTTtctattggtgtgtgtgtcagaatATGAGAACGGTGGACGGGTGCTGGTGAATAATTGACAATAATTCAGTAGGCCAGGCCTGCCTCCCACCTGTCTAATCTTTTCCAGCTTCTCGTCGTCCTCCAGGAAGAAAGTCAGGTACATGAAAGACACGTCCACATCAGGGTTACCTCCGTACTGCCTGTGCTCTTCAACCGTGTCTTTTCCGCCAGAGAAGGCATGTTTATTGATCTATGGGATAAACGAAATGCAAAGCAGAACGAAAGCCAGACTAATTATCATGCAGTACCGTAAGCAAATGCACAGAAGTCCAATAAAGGTAGGTAGGGTCGTTTTTCACTCGAGAGCATCAGATACCTTGTTCTTGATCTGTTTTGCCGTATCAGTGAGGAAGATGGAGGAGTTGGGGTCGCTGCTACTCATCTTGGTTTGGGCTCCCTGTAGGGCGGGGAAGAAGGTCGAGTGCAGCAGAGCTGGTTTGGGGTAACCAATGCGGGGGGCGACATCCCGAGTCATCCTGAAATAGGGGTCCTGAGAGCACAGCGGAAGAGCAAGGAGCAGAGTCAGCAACACGGGTAGCTTCCACTGAGACAGGAGTGCACATACAGCTAAACCAGGCCTTCAACAGAGATCAGAGGGAAAAAGTAGGCCGATATGTTATTAAAATTTAGACCTCAAGGGAAAAAATCTGTCATCCAACACTTCAAAGACAGACCATTTCCCACCAAGACTGTCAGTTATTTATCACTGTTAAACCCTAGAAAAAGGAGCTCTAGTCCTCTGTGTCATAGCACAAGTAATCACAAACCAGTCTAGCACACCGAGCAAAAAATAAGAGACTAGGCAACACTGGCAAGTTTTCGCTACATCCACACATTTCCTTACTGAGATACAGATCAAGAATAAATACGATTATATATAAGATTATAAATGTGGTGTTTTATGGGCCAGGTCTTGGTTTAGCAGTTTCTATGCTGACCTGATCGATGGCGCATGGGATGAGACACTGCACATCCGCCCGGCCATTGAAAATGTGCGGGAAGGAGGTACTGAAGGATGGAGCTGCCTGGATGGCAGGGAAGCTGATCTTTCCTGGGGAAGAAAGCGGCATTAGTGGCATCCGGTACCAGGGAATAAATGCAGTTCACACCATTTTACCCCTCAGCATATTCCAGAAAATCATTAGCTCTCCTTCTTTGTAATCAGTTCTAATctgtcatttttcttttatttactcCCTTCTCCTCTTCTGATCAGATATCATTTCTCAGTCacgagaagaaaaaaaaaaagaatattaaAAGAATGTGAGGAATGTTATTCAGCCTAGGTATTGGTACATGTAATTTCCTTAGGTCGTTTACTCCAGATACATTATTCAATCTACACACTGTTTCCTGTATACAAGGGCCCTCTGCACAATTAATTACCTCCTCACAAATGTATCAGCCCACACATAGGTACAGATCTAGGTATGGTCACATCACATGCCAGGATGAAATGGCAGAAGTGATGGTGCTACTAGTTATGTGGTCAAACAGGTTTCAAACATTGTTTTGTCAGATACCAAAGGGCACAGAGAGTTTTCATGCATCCAGAGAAGCGAATGGGTCAGCTCACCGATGCAGTCGCTGTCAGTGAAACCGAAGATCCCTTTCACTTGGTTGAACGTCACATGCTTTTGGACTTTAACAATATTCCTGTAGAACCCTGGGCTCTTTCTGTGGATCAGAAGGTCAAAGGCACACTATATAAGCAGGCAGAACAGAGGTGTCTGACCCAGACCACATGCACTGAATTACAGTTGTCGAGTTAACCTGATGGCCTTTAATGTTTAACGGGGCTGTGCTGGCATGGCTGACCATACCCCATATAATCCAGGTCAGAGAAGATGAAGGTCTTGTTAACGTCAAAGCCACATGCGATGATGTCCTTGGCGTTCTCCACTGCGAAGCGTTGGCAGTCCTCCAGGGACAGGTCCTTCCACAGGTACTTCTCATCGTCCGTCAGCTGAATGACCAGCGGGATGTCAAACACGTCCTGGAGCCACCTGGcaggagtgacagagagagtgaaGGGTGGGGGAGCACAGGGGCACGATCAGGCCCAATCACACCACTGTTAACTGGCGCAGTACAGGACTGACCATTTAATACTGTTTGAAAGGTaaacagatacaaaataaaaggaaaaaatatatgctgcatcaaatgtttttttatatatagggTAATGTGGTGACCTATTTATATGATGTTAGTAACTTTCAAACTGGTAACCAGGGTTTCCCGCCTGGCTGAACAGATATGTGAACGTAGAAAAAACCTATTGAGATACTATCATTTAGAAGACTttgtaattgcatttttaatgtcAACATCACACACAGTACTGGTGCAATATAAATAGGGACATTACTCAAAAGACACTCTATAAGTTTTTGTTGAAGATAAACATGCGTTCATACGGAAGAACAGAAACCAAATGGAAAGAAGTTGCACAGGCACTGCCCCAAATAGGACTCACTTTGTAAAAATGAAGGGTATGAGGTGTCCCATGTGCATTGCCTCGGAAGATGGCCCCCTCCCAGTGTACAGGTAAAAGGATTTCTTATTTTCGTAGGCGTCCAGGATCTGGTGCATGTCTCTACAAAACAAACCCGGAcagtcaaataaatatataacaccTCCACAATTTCAGAATACTCATGTTAATTTCCCATCCAGCAAAAGAGACTGACACTAATATAAATCAGTATTAAAGCTCAGAGACCTGTCGTTCAAATGCAAGTAGTTTATCTGCAGCTTTGCACAGAATTGAAATTCAAAGGGATTCAAACAACACCCTCTACAGGCCTTTTGgtgaataatatatatgtaattaatttaattttaatttgatgttttaaaatcAGCATAAAAAGGTCAAATGTTTGGCTATATGCCACTCAGATGAAGTCATTCTGTCTTTGTTGAGAGGATGTAAATGCCTTTTAAAAGGCACACATTTGGGTGTAAAGACAACAATGCAATATAGAAatctaaagaaagaaaaaaaaaaactagaaaaaatCTCTGTGCTGACCTGTGTGAGAAGAAGATGCCTCTGCGAAGGAAGCGATGGGGTTTGTGTCCCGTGACTCTCTCGATGCGATCCACCAGAGTCTGGTCGATCTTATTACTGCCGAACCGCACTGAAACACACAGGACAGACCGTCACACACAGTGCAGCTTTTGGGCACTGTGTTATAAAGCATGACTGCACCATTACACTTCTTCAGGTATGTTTTTGACATAATCAAAATGTTttatcaaaacaaaatgttacaaGTTCATGGTATCCACACTAAGTGGCTGTTGCcaaaaagaaagtaaaacacATGAGTTTCTTTGATCACTTAGATTTGTCCTTCTTTCCTTTCAAACACTAAAAAGTAAGAAATAGTTTGAAGACAAGTAGCTCCCTCAGATGTCCGTGGAAAGCAGAGCTGGAGTTTGTCAACGGCATTCCAAGGAGCTGGTGTTTCCACAGAAATGCCTGGATCTGCTGGTTTTCTGGGATGTGCCCTTACCAATGAGCTTGTCGTAGTCTACTCCTTTCGCGTTGGAGGTGGACACGTTCCAGGGGTCGACAAGATCATCCCCCATGCTGGCGGGAGCTCCATTGTCCAGTGGGGCAGCAGCATCGCTGGGTGGACAGCCGGCTACGTAGGGCTGACCCGTGACAGCTGTGTAATCTACCTTCAACTGTAGTAACTGCTTCACTGCAGCATCGATATCCTCCTGgccaaacaaagcaaaacaggaACACTTTTCATTTCACTGCTCGCATGATGAACACAATCATCAAACTCCACAGACATGCATCCCCTGTACATTCACAACACACGAGGACAAAAAGAAAGTCAactagatgtatttattttattcgtaaagacaaaaaaactaaactaaaacaacaaacGATTTACATTTACTTTACAAATTTGACAAAAATGGCCTGGGCTAGTGTTTGTGAAGGGAGATGGCCTTACCTTAGCAGCCTTTTCCGCTTTCAGAGCCCTCACTTTCTCTCCCTGTGCTGTCAGCTTTTCATAAAGCTCCATGGGGGCAACCCCTGCTGGCCCACCGGTCTGGCAGTCAGTCATTTCCAATAATGTGCCCAGCTGCCCCACACTTCCTCTGTTAACCAGACACACAGGACCATTAAGGCATGTATCTATTAACAAATCTCTAGACatctgctgttgctgctgatgcaTAAAATACCACTAACAGTACTGCTACTACAGCTATCTATGAAGAGTTTGACTAAATTGACATCCTagtgtaaaacattttaaacagggCTTATACATTCCCCTTTATATTAAATTCACGAAGACATACTAGTCCTTGCTAtatttacaacatgaaatcgaGAAAACTACAGACATGAGCTTTACCAACAACTAGTCACATTTCAGCACCACGGAACAGGCGACCGTTAACTGATGTAGTTCTTTAAAATAGCATAAACTCCAGTAACTGGTGGTAGTACTTTCGCAGATATTAGTTATAAAAACAATTCTGCTCCTTTATTTCTTACATTACAttgtacattttacaacttaGTAAATGGTCACTTTACCGATTTCTATCAAATGATCATTGATTATTTGATCACATTTGGACTGGCACGTTGCCGTACGTTGCGGCAGTCCTAGACATATTGAACGTAAGCACTGTCATCAAGCTATAGATGTGCAAACTACATCTTTACTCTAACAAAAAATGACTTGTCAATGTAACGCCATATGTGGATTTGtcagatatatgtatataatgaaCTTACCGCAGATAATTGATTGAGAAACTGGTTTGTAGTCCCCCCTTTCAAATGAATCGTGATGCAACATACAGTAAGCAGTGAGTCTAGAGTTCTACTTCCGGGATACGTCAGACTCGACGGCTCGGTGCGTTTCAAAATAAAAGTCCCAATCGTACACTGTTCCGTAATATTGTTCCAGGAATTCCAGTCAAGCAGCAAGATGAGGTTAAGCCATTCGTGCATATTGGGTATATATTCCCCCCAAAACCTGTCATTGTTGTTAGCTTCACCCATAGATGTAGAAAGTCTTTCTGGATCTGTATTCACACTCCTTTCAAATTGCATCAGAAAAACTGCTACTCTGAAACCTGAAACAGTGTGGCTTTTTGTgaagaaacataaataaagttaaataaatatgtatataaatatatttgattcGTATTTTAATCTCTCAAAGTACATTTTCCCGAagttaaacatattttaatctATATATCATAAAAACAGCAAGTTCCTCTAATCTTTCCATGAAGGTAACACTGTTTCTGGTGGGACACATATGTGAGTGGACCAGGAAGTCGAGGGGTAGTATGCCGAACAAGTGCGTTACATGCTATTTCTAGTTCAGTCTTACATAGACAACTTTTATAGATCAATGTGAGAAATATTGTGTTCATGTAATTGTCTGCAACACAAATTAAACCTGTTCAATGCATGTTTAATTTATCGGACTAGAAGCGTCAAAGATGTAGGcatatgtgtgtttttggtttcgGGTCTGTAATGTCAATTTGCAACCTTTTCAGTATTAGATTCCActttaaatatgttattattgGTTTTCCCTGCCTCTGCCGTTGTTTGTGCATGAAATACATTTAACGAAACTGAAGAAAACAATCTAAATCCAGGGGATTACTGATCGTAAAACGAATTTAAAGTAATTTAGTTAGATTCGCATAGATACTTAGTACCAAATGTTTGAACAAAGCATGTATAGTGTATCCAATCATGTGGGCGGAAGCTAAACTTGTACTGTTCCAGGTCAACGGGATAATATTTAACTACTTTATATATgaagaacaaaaaatgttttgcacaCCAGGGTGTCATACTGAATACGTTCAGGGGGTGGCAGTGGTGTCTTAGTTAACGACTGTCCAAGGGTGTAAAGAGCAAATGCACAGAGGCAGGTTTCTCAGGCCTGTACTTGAATTTGTGTGTTCACTGCCCTGATTAAAGGACTGCAGTAATATTACAATAAACACAATCACAAGCGTTCAACAGGAGCATGTTCAGGATTAGTTACACCACGTTTGAGATCAGATACTTAAACTGTTTGGTGGCACAACAGGTCTGGTGTTTGACCCTGCTATGTTTGTTGCTTTTTACAACTGTCACTATTAGACCATTAttcttgtgtgtttatttaatgacagttaatactgtttatttattttttacagatttGTTCTTGGCACTCAACATAAGATAAGAAGACCGGCCTTTAAGGCTGTACATGACTACAGAATCAGTTTAGCTTTATCGTATGTACTGCCCCAATTGGCATGTTATTGTAGGCATATGCTATATCATGTGTATGAATAACTGCCCTGTACAGCAATATTCTGAGGCCCCTTCCATCAGCCTTGGCACGGGACAATGATCTCCCTGGTAGCATATGAGAATTCGGATAGTGAAGACGACACGACAAAAGCGGCAAAGACGGTGTGCCCCGACTCGGAGGGGGAGGATTCCCAGCTTCTGGTTCCTTCTGATGTTGCAGCGGCAAAGCCATTGGGAGCACGTCATGGGGACGCTTCTGGATCAAATGCTAGCCTTTGTCCTGCGTATGTCTCTCAGAGTGGGAAGACTGACGGACAATACAGGGGATTGACATTTCCAAATTTCCCTTTTGGGGATTTCAGTTTTACCCCCTGCCCCGTGCCTGCGAGTTCCCAAAACCTCACAGGTCCAGGGCAGAGCTCACGCCTGCAGCCTCCGAGCTCTGGACTTGTAGGTGCTCCTAAGAGGCCTCAGTTTGCAGTTGGAGGTGTGAGGCCATATATCCCCAAGAGACAGAGGCTGCTACAGGTGGGGGAGTGTGACAGCCAGGCAGTTCCGTGCACTGAGGCCCCACCGACCCGGTCCCTGGGCCCCAGGCTGCTCACCGAGGTGTCTGAAAGTGTGCGGCCTTATTTGGGACGGCGGTACAGTAAGACAGAGCTCCCAAGATGTGCCCGCCTCCACTTCCAGGCTCATCAGGGACCGGTGAACACTGTGCAGTGGTGTCCGGTGCCGCAGTTCAGCCACCTATTGCTGTCTGCTTCTATGGACAAAACAGTGAAGGTAAGGTCTTTACACTCTCCTGAAAGCTTCCGGGGGTCAGCTAAGTCTAGACGTTTTTGATAGCTAGACATTGTTTGCAGATATTGACCTTGTTTAAACAGTATTACATTTGTGTGCAGCCTTTAAGATGAGCTTGTTTTCATGTCTTGTGGGATAGTAAGATCAGAGCGACCTTGACAGGGGAGCCAATAGAAGCCTGTGTAAAAGCCTTGTTAAAAGTTCTTGACTCCTCAGTGAGAGCAATATCAAGCTTGCCCTTGCTGTTGGAAACCCAGATTCGATTCCTTTGCTCCACTCTTACAGTTAGCTGAGTAGAGCAAATTAAGCACAGGAATTTAAGATAATAACTAGGTGTGATAATACGTCATGTATGAAACAATAGAATAGCTTCACCACAGTAAATATGATGCATTCAAGATGGTCACCTTACACTATTATAAAAGCCCGAGAGATTGAAGTACAGTGTTCACAATGTGACTCAATCAAACAAACACCAAAACATGCAGGCAGCTGTTTAACGTGTAGGCGATATTGAACTTCCCACCCTCGTGAATGCAGTGGCTATATTGTAACTTGTCAGAAGAAGATGCATTATTCATTTCGAAAAGGTTAAGTAATGCAGGCGTGGATTCGTCAAATATTTTCATCTGGTAGAAGATTGTACCTTCAGTATGTTGTATAACAGTGGGTCTGTAAATGCCAGAGTGAACACTGATTAATGAGACATCTAAAATTCATGATCAGGTTCCTAATTAGTTCAGGAATGGAAGTGCATCAATTCAGGCTAATTTCAAGGGGGCACATCTGAAGGAGGAAGTGGAGCTGATGACGGAAGACgcagtgtgtttttgtttccattCCCTGTAGTTGTGGCAACAAATTCTGTGattcattaaaatgattttgcAGCTGACTGCGTTCCCACAACAGTCACCAAGTATTCAGTTCATGAAATATAATGCCATCTATCACATTATATTGTTTAGTTTTTACCAGAACCATCAATCCAAGTGAAACTTTAAACAACTCCGACTTTATACGATTATAAGGTCTGGACTGAAGAAGTGAAAAGGGCTGGAGGTACACCCAAAGCCAATGATGGCCAACTGCAGCCATCAGGAACAACGTGTTTCTGGCTTGCATTTCATGTGAGCTGTCAGTTGCTTAATTGAAAATGTAGTGGATTGGCAACTTTCTAGTGAGGCGACACAGATGTTTTGCTTCAGTCCTGGCATTTCACAGGATCCCACGGCAGTTGTGAGGATGATGTCAGATGTTAATGCCAATCACGGAGAGGCAGCCAGCCACTATACCTgccatctgttttttttcttttcttttaatatatgAGGAAATAAGTGCATTGTGTTATCATATTaaactttattacattttaatatacttCCTGCATGTTGTTTGAAGGTTTCTACTTCCTTTAAAGAAGGAACTTCATCATGTCAAATAGTGCAAAGATAAAACATTGTAGCAATACAGTGGAGCAAAATACAGAATGCACAGAAGAAAGTTATTTCAGCAGACTGTCTGTGTAGATCTCTGTATCCTCAAGGCAGATAATGCTCTCCCACACGTCCTGCAGTTAATACAGGAATTAATGAGAGTGTGATATTGTTGCCGCAAGCAGAATGTTCTGGCTGTCCTTGGTAAATAATACAGTGTAAGTTATGAAAATCctccttaaaaaaatacaaaaatgctcCCTTTTGAATATTCCATATAATCAAATTGATGGAATATGGTATTTATTCTCTGATGTCACATGCATTTAGCATCAATTGTGCGTCATTCTGGGTCTCTCCGTTGAAGCTGTGTAGATGAAAATGTGTTGAATTTGATCTCTGACAAGGTGTAGCTGTGCGTCAATTGtaggtgttttttaataaaCCACGGTATTTTTGTATGGGGATTCAGTCCATGATTTTTATACTTCTATTACAGTTGTTATCTTTCCATATGCAGGTCCTGAAGAACTTTTATTGCCCAAAAAGGTTTGAGTTTGAGTTGAGAGAGTTAGGATGCAGAGTTAGGATGCAGTTTGTAATGAATGCTCTAATGATAACGTGACAAAGCTCTAATTAAACCCCCGTATCTTCCCACTTACAGcctgattaattaaatacaggGCTTT is part of the Amia ocellicauda isolate fAmiCal2 chromosome 21, fAmiCal2.hap1, whole genome shotgun sequence genome and encodes:
- the slc25a47b gene encoding solute carrier family 25 member 47-B isoform X1, producing MHIADFIAGSVGGGLGVVVGYPLDTVKVRLQTQRRFTGAWQCIQTTCKTEGVSGFFKGMLMPMTTVSIGSSVAFGTYGNCLQCLRQVRCGSLEAPTSKGDIFLSGFAAGFAQVSVMSPADIVKVRLQCQMNPYQPGQGSVSFSKPKYHGPVHCLLTIVREEGIRGLYQGAMAMVLRDAPAFATYFLTYAIFCEWMTPAGKKIDWTGVLLAGGFAGMCAWSVGTPMDVIKARLQMDGVGNKRYNGVLHCISKSVQKEGLRVFFKGLGLNCLRAFPVNMVVFATYEMTVQLLRKSP
- the slc25a47b gene encoding solute carrier family 25 member 47-B isoform X2 — its product is MHIADFIAGSVGGGLGVVVGYPLDTVKVRLQTQRRFTGAWQCIQTTCKTEGVSGFFKGMLMPMTTVSIGSSVAFGTYGNCLQCLRQVRCGSLEAPTSKGDIFLSGFAAGFAQVSVMSPADIVKVRLQCQMNPYQPGQGSVSFSKPKYHGPVHCLLTIVREEGIRGLYQGAMAMVLRDAPAFATYFLTYAIFCEWMTPAGKKIGKILLLETNQGMRIMEIAYGDKLLARLHVLCQDGRACAYVSSHSSWIQKN
- the wars1 gene encoding tryptophan--tRNA ligase, cytoplasmic; protein product: MTDCQTGGPAGVAPMELYEKLTAQGEKVRALKAEKAAKEDIDAAVKQLLQLKVDYTAVTGQPYVAGCPPSDAAAPLDNGAPASMGDDLVDPWNVSTSNAKGVDYDKLIVRFGSNKIDQTLVDRIERVTGHKPHRFLRRGIFFSHRDMHQILDAYENKKSFYLYTGRGPSSEAMHMGHLIPFIFTKWLQDVFDIPLVIQLTDDEKYLWKDLSLEDCQRFAVENAKDIIACGFDVNKTFIFSDLDYMGKSPGFYRNIVKVQKHVTFNQVKGIFGFTDSDCIGKISFPAIQAAPSFSTSFPHIFNGRADVQCLIPCAIDQDPYFRMTRDVAPRIGYPKPALLHSTFFPALQGAQTKMSSSDPNSSIFLTDTAKQIKNKINKHAFSGGKDTVEEHRQYGGNPDVDVSFMYLTFFLEDDEKLEKIRQDYASGALLTGELKKCLIETLQPMILAHQEQRKKVTEETVRQFMTPRKLDFNY